One Halarcobacter ebronensis genomic window carries:
- a CDS encoding TonB-dependent receptor plug domain-containing protein, which produces MKYTHTSLITALFLSSTLYATQEFKLEQIEVTDTLSAKTMDEIKYEQLNDPQVPTASSTLSTETFTKSDIEKIKPKNVYEILNSAQSVNILYMGRKHPYTISFRGSSTGVGASSFGIILDGALLSDNTAMRILEVLPPEMIESLQIVRDSSALSLAPMQAFGNPNGSPLQGYIVIKTKKPLKNEGGLKVAYESFNTKKTNFFYGGRSDDIYYMGSIDAVDSQGKDGYNTAKEGASGFFKVGMDKDDFNIELSGFYSRYFQEIQKANLPISRFYNVYWKYQPFENGLISLSMTKNWNSNQNTNITLSHAKSNWTHNQDTTGVTYTYFVGSQTNDSVNIKHTMKLADTILKVGGQAIWYDSPNGELFYEGYERKEQIYGAFIQAQHFISDKLIIDEAIRIDKKHIDSLLERYSPNTDLSYPGNLNNTKVSTINDKWAKATLNLALGALYKIDDKNTLTGKFAYASNSVTSDITTSEVGTALEKEEQYRYELGYEYNFAKAVAKANVFYYDINNLKSPYYIGTAANPQIVFSQYDQERYGSELSFEGKIDSFDYLLNYSYVKADNKNNEIPNHIASAKFGYTYKDINTNITTKYVDGYESNFFTTDNNYHKVGDFVVVDMGVDYRHKLNGYDAIASIYGKNITDKKYMTKIGWEDVGAIFGISYSIKF; this is translated from the coding sequence ATGAAATATACACACACAAGTCTAATTACAGCACTATTTTTAAGTAGTACACTTTATGCTACACAAGAGTTTAAACTTGAGCAAATAGAGGTTACTGATACTTTGTCAGCAAAAACAATGGATGAGATAAAATATGAGCAGTTAAACGATCCTCAAGTGCCAACAGCTAGTTCAACTTTATCAACAGAGACATTTACAAAAAGTGATATTGAAAAAATCAAACCAAAAAATGTTTATGAAATATTAAATAGTGCCCAAAGTGTTAACATCTTATATATGGGAAGAAAACACCCTTATACAATCTCTTTTAGAGGTAGTTCAACAGGAGTTGGTGCTAGTTCTTTTGGCATTATTTTAGATGGGGCTTTACTTAGTGATAATACAGCAATGAGAATTTTAGAGGTTTTACCTCCTGAAATGATAGAGTCTTTACAAATTGTAAGAGATTCAAGTGCCCTAAGTCTTGCACCAATGCAAGCTTTTGGTAATCCAAATGGTTCACCTCTTCAAGGCTATATTGTAATAAAAACTAAAAAACCACTCAAAAATGAGGGTGGATTAAAAGTTGCTTACGAGAGTTTCAATACAAAAAAGACAAACTTTTTTTATGGTGGAAGAAGTGATGATATCTACTATATGGGTTCAATTGATGCAGTTGATAGCCAAGGTAAAGATGGGTATAACACTGCAAAAGAGGGAGCAAGTGGTTTTTTTAAAGTTGGTATGGATAAAGATGATTTCAATATTGAACTAAGTGGTTTTTATTCAAGATATTTTCAAGAGATTCAAAAAGCCAATTTGCCAATTAGTAGGTTTTACAACGTATATTGGAAATACCAACCTTTCGAAAATGGTTTAATAAGTCTTAGTATGACAAAAAACTGGAACAGTAATCAAAATACCAATATAACACTATCTCACGCAAAATCAAACTGGACACACAATCAAGATACAACAGGGGTAACTTATACCTATTTTGTTGGTTCACAAACTAATGATTCAGTTAATATCAAACATACAATGAAACTTGCTGATACAATCTTAAAAGTTGGTGGACAAGCTATCTGGTATGATTCTCCAAATGGAGAACTTTTTTATGAAGGATATGAGAGAAAAGAGCAAATTTATGGTGCTTTTATCCAAGCTCAACACTTTATTAGTGACAAACTTATAATTGATGAAGCAATTAGAATTGATAAAAAACATATTGATTCTCTTTTGGAAAGATATAGCCCAAATACAGATCTTAGTTATCCTGGGAATCTAAATAATACAAAAGTTTCAACTATAAATGATAAATGGGCAAAAGCAACACTAAATCTAGCTCTTGGTGCCTTATATAAAATTGATGATAAAAATACACTAACAGGTAAATTTGCTTATGCTTCTAACTCTGTAACAAGTGATATAACAACATCAGAAGTGGGAACTGCTCTTGAAAAAGAGGAGCAATATAGATATGAGTTGGGATATGAATACAATTTTGCAAAAGCAGTTGCAAAAGCAAATGTTTTTTATTATGATATAAATAATTTAAAATCCCCATATTATATTGGAACTGCTGCAAACCCACAAATTGTATTCTCACAATATGACCAAGAGAGATATGGTAGTGAGTTATCTTTTGAAGGGAAAATTGACTCATTTGATTATTTACTTAATTATTCATATGTTAAAGCTGACAATAAAAACAATGAAATTCCAAATCATATAGCCTCTGCAAAATTTGGTTACACATATAAAGATATTAACACAAACATAACAACAAAATATGTTGATGGATACGAATCAAACTTCTTTACAACAGATAATAATTATCACAAAGTTGGGGATTTTGTAGTTGTTGATATGGGAGTTGATTATAGACATAAACTCAATGGATATGATGCAATAGCTTCTATATATGGAAAAAATATAACAGATAAAAAATATATGACAAAAATTGGTTGGGAAGATGTTGGAGCAATTTTTGGAATAAGTTATTCAATTAAATTTTAG
- a CDS encoding ExbD/TolR family protein, translating into MKIKKFDSMNVIPFIDIMLVLLTIVLTFSTFIAQGRLQLQLPKSTTSEQIDLKLKELTIDKNGSVTFEKEIVTLQNLKEKLIPLSKETNISIKADENTPFKTFVYVISIFKELKLEKISIITEVEK; encoded by the coding sequence ATGAAGATCAAAAAATTTGACTCTATGAATGTAATCCCTTTCATTGATATTATGCTTGTATTATTGACTATTGTACTTACTTTTTCAACTTTTATAGCACAAGGAAGATTACAATTGCAACTCCCAAAATCAACAACAAGTGAACAAATTGATTTAAAACTAAAAGAGTTGACAATAGATAAAAATGGCAGTGTAACATTTGAAAAAGAGATTGTAACATTACAAAATCTAAAAGAGAAGTTAATACCTCTTTCAAAAGAGACAAATATCTCCATAAAAGCTGATGAAAATACACCTTTTAAAACTTTTGTTTATGTTATTAGTATTTTCAAAGAACTGAAACTAGAAAAAATATCAATAATAACAGAAGTAGAAAAATGA
- a CDS encoding energy transducer TonB, whose amino-acid sequence MKYSVIAFIISLFVHSLLVAAYFSINTTKEKKEIIVLNMNMIDKIIETKKVEKAEQKINTKDEKKSVERIEKKPLIKKEKKIVKKTLEKEKIKEEQKEELKKIVKSKEIEKKPIIKKEEDSIKRVKNGENYQEKYIKSNLSKIIAAIKKHKKYPYLAKKMQMEGKVIIKCIITSKGEIRNIDFVEKSSFEILNKNSIEILKKASKEFEAPKKEIELTIPFNYELT is encoded by the coding sequence ATGAAATACTCTGTTATTGCTTTTATAATCTCTTTGTTTGTTCATAGTCTACTTGTAGCTGCATACTTTTCTATTAATACTACAAAAGAGAAAAAAGAGATAATAGTTTTAAATATGAATATGATTGATAAGATTATTGAAACAAAAAAAGTAGAAAAAGCAGAACAAAAAATCAATACTAAAGATGAAAAAAAGAGTGTTGAAAGAATTGAAAAGAAACCTTTAATAAAAAAAGAGAAAAAGATAGTAAAAAAAACTCTAGAGAAAGAGAAAATTAAAGAGGAACAAAAAGAAGAGTTAAAAAAGATAGTAAAAAGTAAAGAGATAGAGAAAAAACCTATAATAAAAAAAGAAGAAGATAGTATAAAAAGAGTGAAAAATGGTGAAAACTATCAAGAAAAATATATAAAATCAAATTTATCAAAAATAATTGCTGCCATAAAAAAACATAAAAAGTATCCTTACTTAGCTAAAAAGATGCAAATGGAAGGAAAAGTTATTATCAAATGTATAATCACCTCAAAGGGTGAAATTAGAAATATAGATTTTGTGGAAAAATCATCTTTTGAAATTTTAAATAAAAATAGTATTGAGATTTTAAAAAAGGCTTCAAAAGAGTTTGAAGCTCCTAAAAAAGAGATTGAGTTAACAATCCCTTTTAACTATGAACTAACTTAG
- a CDS encoding bifunctional methionine sulfoxide reductase B/A protein, which produces MSYNKLTTEESYVIDNKGTERPFSGKYNDFYEEGTYLCKKCGAALYRSKDKFTSGCGWPSFDDEIKGAVKRVRDRDGRRVEIVCANCDAHLGHVFEGEGFTKKNTRHCVNSISLKFEGKEKCCEEHAFAYFAAGCFWGVEYHFEKLPGVHSAVSGYMGGHYENPTYRVVCSGMSGHLETVRVEYDECIISFKELAKHFFEIHDFTQKDGQGPDIGNQYLSAIFYTDEKQKRATLELIDELEDMGYKVATSLYDFSKFYEAEEYHQNYYEKNGKIPYCHTHHKIFN; this is translated from the coding sequence ATGAGTTATAACAAATTAACTACAGAAGAGTCTTATGTCATAGATAACAAAGGAACTGAAAGACCCTTCTCTGGCAAATATAATGATTTTTATGAAGAGGGCACTTATCTTTGCAAAAAGTGTGGTGCTGCACTATACCGTTCAAAAGATAAATTTACCTCTGGCTGTGGTTGGCCTAGTTTTGATGACGAAATAAAAGGTGCCGTAAAAAGAGTAAGAGATAGAGATGGAAGAAGAGTTGAAATAGTTTGTGCAAACTGTGATGCACATTTAGGTCATGTATTTGAAGGTGAAGGTTTTACTAAAAAAAATACAAGACACTGTGTTAACTCTATCTCTTTGAAATTTGAAGGGAAAGAGAAGTGCTGCGAAGAGCACGCTTTTGCATATTTTGCTGCTGGCTGTTTTTGGGGTGTAGAGTACCATTTTGAGAAATTACCAGGGGTTCATTCAGCTGTTTCTGGTTATATGGGGGGACATTATGAAAATCCAACCTATAGAGTTGTATGTAGTGGAATGTCTGGACATTTAGAGACAGTAAGAGTAGAGTATGATGAGTGTATTATCTCTTTTAAAGAGTTAGCAAAACACTTCTTTGAAATCCATGATTTTACCCAAAAAGATGGACAAGGACCAGATATAGGGAATCAATATCTCTCTGCAATATTTTATACAGATGAAAAACAAAAACGAGCTACTTTAGAGCTAATTGATGAACTTGAAGATATGGGATATAAAGTTGCAACCTCTTTATATGATTTTTCAAAATTTTATGAAGCAGAAGAGTATCATCAAAACTACTACGAAAAAAATGGCAAGATTCCATATTGCCATACCCATCATAAAATTTTTAACTAA
- the exbB gene encoding TonB-system energizer ExbB yields the protein MIELIKIYIEYSIIGILGFMSFLTLWFGLERVFYLTKVDIRTFEKRGELENRLTSNLTIISTIASNAPYIGLLGTVCGIMITFYKISLDGNFETNSVMLGLALALKATAIGILVAILATVIYNMLARKAEVLITRWEDLNEDQKI from the coding sequence ATGATAGAGTTAATTAAAATATATATCGAATACTCGATAATCGGGATTTTAGGATTTATGAGTTTTTTAACTTTATGGTTTGGTTTAGAGAGAGTTTTTTATCTAACAAAAGTGGATATAAGAACTTTTGAAAAAAGAGGTGAGCTTGAAAATAGGCTCACTTCAAACCTTACCATAATCTCAACAATCGCGTCAAATGCACCATATATTGGTCTTTTAGGAACTGTATGCGGGATTATGATTACCTTTTATAAAATCTCACTAGATGGTAACTTTGAGACAAATAGTGTAATGTTAGGTCTTGCTTTGGCTCTTAAAGCAACAGCTATAGGGATTTTAGTGGCAATACTTGCAACAGTTATTTATAATATGTTGGCAAGAAAAGCAGAAGTATTAATAACAAGATGGGAAGATTTAAATGAAGATCAAAAAATTTGA